In the genome of Haloactinospora alba, the window GCTGTCCGGTACCTCGGTGCCACTCAGGTGGCTGCCGAGATCGGCGTGTCCCGCACCGCTGTCACACAAGCGTTGCGCCGCAACCCCCCAGACAGCGCATCCCCATTCCCGGAACCGGACGCGTTCGTCGGGGACACGCCAGGTTGGGCGCCCGACCGCCTTGGCGAGATCCGGGCGTGGTACGCCACTCCGCGCCAAGGGCGCCGTCAATCCGAGTAGTCGATCGGGCTCGGTATGACCTCCGCGTACCCCCGCATCCAGAACCGGAATAGGTTTCGGGTGCGGGGATCGTTTGCGTTCGGATCATGCGGGCACGTGGAGCGGCGTCGCCCTTCCTGGGCGGCCTGCTTTCCGTCCTGGTAGGCGCGCACGATGTCTACTGCGACCGACACGCATCCTCCCTACCTGTTGAAGTCGCGGCCCACTTCACCGGTCGGCTGACCAGCTTCGATCTCGGCGATGAAGTCTTCAAAGGTCTGGCGTCCGCTGGCGTCGAAGAACCTCTTAAGTTCTTCGCTAGCATATTTCTCTACTCGGCTCCGAGGGCCAGAGAACAATGACATCGGATCGATGCCTG includes:
- a CDS encoding Rmf/CrpP fold protein; amino-acid sequence: MSVAVDIVRAYQDGKQAAQEGRRRSTCPHDPNANDPRTRNLFRFWMRGYAEVIPSPIDYSD